In a genomic window of Candidatus Hydrogenedentota bacterium:
- a CDS encoding serine/threonine protein kinase yields the protein MTDQTIFEPNKTLAGRYVLRNRIGRGGMGSVYLALDKKNGQYVALKMLHPKYSGSRQAVARFVREVTTSRNLNHPGIVKIFDARKEDNMLFYTMEYIEGKTLRRWLQTRHRLAFPSVVRVLCLVAEALTHAHRITIHRDLSPENIMVLRDGSIRLLDFGLAKLDDQFKGLTMVGSNLGKLHYMAPEQQSNPAGVDLRADIYSMGVMFYELLTGRAPAPGQKLSVLRPDLPPGADAFVEKALAPDPNQRFQSAFEFREELLKLFYSGQPAKKKRALSKPSLWQRLISPFKRLFGRK from the coding sequence GTGACAGATCAAACTATCTTTGAGCCTAACAAAACATTGGCAGGACGCTACGTACTCCGTAACAGAATTGGACGCGGTGGGATGGGTTCTGTTTATTTGGCGTTGGATAAAAAAAACGGACAGTACGTGGCATTAAAAATGTTGCATCCCAAATATTCGGGAAGCCGTCAAGCCGTTGCACGATTCGTCAGGGAAGTAACAACCTCAAGAAACCTTAATCATCCGGGTATCGTTAAGATTTTTGACGCCCGCAAAGAAGACAATATGCTCTTTTATACCATGGAGTATATTGAAGGCAAAACGCTGCGCCGTTGGCTTCAGACACGGCACCGCTTGGCATTCCCATCGGTAGTACGGGTGCTGTGTCTCGTTGCTGAAGCCTTAACACATGCCCACCGAATCACGATTCATCGCGATCTGTCCCCCGAAAACATCATGGTATTACGTGATGGCTCGATCCGTCTTTTAGATTTTGGTTTGGCAAAACTTGACGATCAGTTTAAAGGGCTAACCATGGTGGGTTCCAATCTCGGGAAATTACATTATATGGCTCCCGAACAACAATCGAATCCGGCCGGCGTAGATTTGCGCGCCGATATTTATTCCATGGGCGTCATGTTCTATGAATTGTTGACGGGGCGTGCGCCTGCTCCCGGACAAAAATTGTCTGTGTTGCGTCCGGACTTGCCGCCTGGAGCTGATGCTTTTGTTGAGAAGGCTTTGGCACCTGATCCTAACCAACGTTTTCAATCAGCTTTTGAATTTCGTGAAGAGTTATTGAAATTGTTTTACAGCGGACAGCCCGCCAAAAAGAAGCGAGCCTTATCAAAACCGTCTTTATGGCAGCGTTTGATCTCTCCCTTTAAGCGATTATTCGGTCGAAAATAA